One segment of Paenibacillus rhizovicinus DNA contains the following:
- a CDS encoding YqhV family protein: protein MLNKIVLSMATLRIFSGTLEIMAALLMLRLNQIDKALVVNSSLALVGPLVLISTTTIGLVGLSDKLSYGKMLWIVGGVACILIGALRK from the coding sequence ATGCTTAACAAAATCGTGCTTAGCATGGCGACGCTGCGGATATTTTCGGGCACGCTGGAGATCATGGCGGCGCTCCTCATGCTGCGGCTGAATCAGATCGACAAGGCGCTCGTCGTCAATTCGTCGCTTGCGCTGGTAGGGCCGCTGGTGCTCATTTCCACGACGACGATCGGTCTCGTCGGGCTGTCGGACAAACTGTCCTATGGCAAAATGCTGTGGATCGTCGGCGGCGTGGCGTGCATTTTGATAGGAGCGCTGAGAAAGTAG
- a CDS encoding phosphosulfolactate synthase, translating into MKTISQAAWPAALQDPSGQREMSGRAGNEPESEISTRRGQTMVIDKGLGRHAFSDLMETAAGYIDCVKFGFGTAPLYPTDLLLAKIELAKRCGLTVMPGGTLLETAVQQNVVPAFFRTVCRMGFNGIEVSDGTIELSRMLRTELIHEGIRNGLKVVTEYGKKLSGSLVDANELLLTAEADWKAGAHMVTIEARESGMDVGLFDRNGDCAQSVLDSVSHTLGDISRIMWETPLKQQQVQMLKTFGAEANLGNIQPSEVLALETMRRGLRSDTFYFGERVEPFVYMI; encoded by the coding sequence ATGAAAACAATTTCACAGGCGGCTTGGCCTGCTGCTTTGCAGGATCCGAGCGGTCAACGCGAAATGTCTGGCAGAGCGGGCAACGAACCTGAATCGGAGATCAGCACCAGACGCGGGCAAACCATGGTCATCGACAAGGGACTGGGAAGGCATGCATTCTCCGACTTGATGGAAACGGCAGCCGGATATATCGATTGCGTCAAGTTCGGCTTCGGCACGGCGCCGCTTTATCCCACCGATCTGCTGCTGGCCAAAATCGAGCTGGCCAAACGCTGCGGACTGACCGTTATGCCCGGCGGAACGCTGCTGGAAACCGCGGTGCAGCAAAATGTCGTCCCTGCGTTCTTCCGCACGGTGTGCAGAATGGGCTTCAACGGCATCGAAGTATCCGACGGCACCATCGAACTGAGCCGGATGCTGCGCACGGAGCTTATTCATGAGGGCATCCGCAACGGATTGAAAGTCGTGACGGAGTACGGGAAGAAACTGAGCGGTTCGCTCGTCGACGCGAATGAGCTCCTGCTTACGGCCGAAGCGGACTGGAAAGCCGGCGCGCATATGGTCACGATCGAAGCGCGGGAATCCGGCATGGACGTCGGCTTGTTCGACCGCAACGGCGATTGCGCGCAAAGCGTGCTCGACTCCGTCAGCCATACGCTTGGCGACATCAGCCGGATCATGTGGGAGACGCCGCTGAAACAGCAGCAAGTGCAGATGTTGAAAACATTCGGAGCCGAAGCCAATCTCGGCAATATCCAGCCGTCCGAGGTGCTCGCTCTGGAAACGATGCGGCGCGGACTGCGTTCGGATACGTTTTATTTCGGCGAGCGCGTTGAACCGTTCGTTTATATGATTTGA
- a CDS encoding 2-phosphosulfolactate phosphatase translates to MQIEVISSVNEAQADRFVHRTVIVIDVLRATSTIVAALEAGAAGIMPVETVLEARALQCSVQLLAGERFCRKIPGFDLGNSPEEFTPAAVGGKRVVLTTTNGTRALHKAMRGDYVLAGSLNNAAACAVTAAELRRDIVLLCAGSHNEFALEDGLCAGLIISELKQLGSVSGIDMNDLGAAMLGLYRSSDGSLREMLIRSTTGRRLVKNGNARDIDHCSQVNSSSIVPRLQGDMLV, encoded by the coding sequence ATGCAAATCGAAGTGATTTCCAGCGTCAATGAAGCGCAGGCCGATCGGTTCGTCCATCGGACCGTGATCGTCATCGACGTGCTTCGCGCGACCAGCACGATTGTTGCCGCGCTCGAAGCAGGTGCTGCCGGGATTATGCCCGTCGAAACCGTACTGGAAGCGCGGGCGCTCCAATGCAGCGTTCAATTGCTCGCCGGGGAGCGGTTCTGCCGCAAAATTCCCGGATTCGATCTCGGCAATTCGCCGGAGGAGTTTACGCCCGCTGCCGTAGGAGGGAAACGCGTCGTGCTGACGACGACGAACGGCACCCGTGCGCTGCATAAGGCCATGCGCGGGGATTACGTGCTCGCCGGCTCGCTCAACAATGCCGCCGCTTGTGCCGTGACCGCTGCCGAGCTGCGCCGGGATATCGTGCTGCTCTGCGCCGGAAGCCATAATGAATTTGCGCTGGAAGACGGGCTATGCGCCGGACTCATCATCAGCGAGCTGAAGCAGCTGGGCAGCGTATCCGGCATCGATATGAATGATCTCGGCGCCGCCATGCTAGGCTTATATAGAAGCAGCGACGGCAGCTTGCGGGAAATGTTGATTCGAAGCACCACGGGCCGCCGGCTTGTCAAAAACGGCAATGCCCGGGACATCGATCATTGCAGCCAAGTGAACAGCAGCTCCATCGTTCCGCGGCTGCAGGGCGATATGCTCGTGTAA
- a CDS encoding DUF441 domain-containing protein, whose product MSGEVVLVVLIIIGLIGRSPIISTAACVLLIVKLIHLQRFLPTIERRGLELGLLFLTFSVLVPFASERITTKDILGVVTSWPGILALSGGAIATFVNGKGLEMLRLDPQLIVGLVIGSIFGIVFLKGIPVGPLMAAGITAILFKLFSIIGSRFF is encoded by the coding sequence ATGAGCGGGGAAGTCGTACTTGTCGTATTGATCATTATCGGATTAATCGGCCGTTCTCCGATTATTTCCACGGCAGCCTGCGTGCTGCTCATCGTGAAGCTCATCCATCTCCAGCGATTTCTGCCCACCATTGAACGGAGGGGCTTAGAACTCGGTCTGTTGTTCTTGACGTTCAGCGTGCTCGTCCCCTTCGCTTCGGAACGGATCACGACCAAGGACATCCTCGGCGTCGTCACCTCCTGGCCGGGCATTCTCGCTTTGAGCGGAGGCGCAATCGCAACGTTCGTGAATGGAAAAGGGCTCGAAATGCTGAGGCTCGATCCGCAGCTGATCGTCGGTCTGGTAATCGGCTCGATCTTCGGCATCGTCTTCCTGAAAGGCATTCCGGTCGGACCGCTCATGGCTGCGGGGATTACCGCCATTCTGTTTAAGCTGTTCAGCATCATTGGCAGCCGCTTCTTCTGA
- a CDS encoding aspartate kinase has product MSLIVMKFGGSSVGSTERMQRVARRIADYKEAGHDVVVVVSAMGDTTDDLIDQSKLLNANPPAREMDMLLTVGEQISVALLSMTIDALGHKAMSFTGWQAGISTESVHGKARITDIQPNRIFDAIASGHAVIVAGFQGATDEGEITTLGRGGSDTTAVALAAAIKADVCEIYTDVDGIYSTDPRIVKCARKLDEISYDEMLELANLGAAVLHPRAVEYAKNYNVKLVVRSSFTQNEGTSVKEEAVMEQGMVVRGIAYDKNVARISILGVEDIPGVLAKVFGALASSGIDVDIIVQSGTQDGKADFAFTVSLTDKDKAIAVVERIRGEVPYREVASEENLVKVSIVGAGMVSNPGVAAKMFKAIYDLGISIKMVTTSEIRLSVIIAAEPAQDVVRALHTAYDLDTADQAFVGGPQDRR; this is encoded by the coding sequence GTGTCGTTGATAGTAATGAAGTTCGGCGGCAGCTCCGTAGGCTCGACAGAGCGGATGCAGCGAGTTGCAAGACGAATTGCCGATTATAAAGAGGCTGGTCACGACGTCGTCGTTGTCGTTTCGGCCATGGGGGATACGACAGACGATTTGATCGATCAATCGAAGCTTCTTAACGCGAATCCGCCGGCACGGGAAATGGATATGCTGCTGACGGTAGGCGAACAAATATCGGTCGCGCTGTTGTCCATGACAATTGACGCGCTCGGTCATAAAGCCATGTCGTTCACCGGCTGGCAGGCAGGAATTTCGACCGAATCCGTACACGGCAAAGCCCGGATCACGGACATTCAGCCGAATCGGATCTTCGACGCGATCGCAAGCGGTCACGCGGTAATCGTCGCCGGTTTCCAAGGCGCGACGGACGAAGGCGAGATCACGACGCTCGGCCGGGGCGGTTCCGATACGACTGCCGTAGCGCTGGCGGCGGCGATCAAAGCCGATGTATGCGAGATCTACACGGACGTGGATGGCATTTATTCGACGGATCCGCGGATTGTCAAATGCGCTCGCAAGCTCGATGAGATTTCGTACGACGAAATGCTGGAGCTTGCCAATTTGGGAGCGGCCGTGCTGCACCCGCGCGCGGTTGAATACGCGAAAAACTACAATGTAAAGCTCGTGGTGCGTTCCAGCTTTACGCAAAACGAAGGCACGAGTGTGAAGGAGGAAGCGGTCATGGAGCAGGGAATGGTCGTTCGCGGCATTGCATATGACAAAAACGTAGCACGTATCAGCATTTTGGGTGTGGAAGACATTCCGGGCGTCTTGGCGAAAGTGTTCGGCGCGCTTGCATCGAGCGGCATCGACGTCGACATTATCGTTCAAAGCGGCACGCAGGACGGCAAAGCCGACTTCGCCTTCACGGTCTCGTTGACGGACAAAGACAAAGCGATCGCTGTCGTTGAACGCATTCGCGGCGAAGTTCCGTATCGCGAAGTCGCTTCGGAAGAGAACCTGGTGAAAGTGTCCATCGTGGGCGCAGGCATGGTCAGCAATCCGGGCGTCGCGGCGAAAATGTTCAAAGCGATTTACGACCTGGGCATCAGCATCAAAATGGTAACGACATCCGAAATTCGCTTGTCCGTTATCATTGCCGCGGAACCGGCCCAAGACGTAGTGCGCGCGCTTCATACCGCATACGACTTGGATACGGCAGACCAGGCATTCGTAGGCGGACCTCAGGATCGCCGCTAA
- the efp gene encoding elongation factor P yields MISVNDFKTGVTVEVDGDIFTVIDFQHVKPGKGAAFVRSKLKNLRNGNTVERTFRAGENIGKANIENRAVQYLYNSGAEYSFMDNETYDQFTLEKKQLEWEINFLKENMTVNISSYNTEILGIQLPNSVDLKVTETEPGVKGNTAQGATKNATLETGLTVQVPLFINEGDVLLIDTRDGHYISRA; encoded by the coding sequence GTGATTTCAGTAAATGATTTTAAAACAGGCGTTACCGTCGAAGTGGACGGCGATATTTTTACCGTCATCGATTTCCAACACGTTAAACCGGGCAAAGGCGCGGCTTTCGTACGCTCCAAGCTCAAAAACCTTCGTAACGGCAACACCGTCGAAAGAACGTTCCGCGCAGGCGAGAACATCGGCAAAGCGAACATCGAGAACCGCGCCGTTCAATATCTGTACAACTCCGGAGCCGAATATTCCTTCATGGATAACGAAACGTACGATCAATTCACGCTCGAGAAGAAACAACTGGAGTGGGAGATCAACTTCCTGAAAGAAAACATGACTGTAAACATCTCCAGCTACAACACGGAGATTCTCGGCATTCAACTGCCGAACAGCGTTGATCTGAAAGTAACGGAAACCGAGCCGGGTGTTAAAGGAAACACGGCGCAAGGCGCGACGAAAAACGCTACGCTTGAAACGGGTCTGACCGTTCAAGTTCCGCTCTTCATCAACGAAGGCGACGTTCTTCTGATCGATACGCGCGACGGACATTACATCTCCCGCGCATAG